The following are encoded together in the Thalassomonas haliotis genome:
- the rluF gene encoding 23S rRNA pseudouridine(2604) synthase RluF, whose product MSSNEKRLNKFISESGFCSRREADRLIEKNRVTINGKHPELGTKVLPGDTVEVDGKQINASAQNKSDRIYIAYNKPIGITCTTERHVRGNIIDAIGHKERIFPIGRLDKPSEGLIFLTSDGDIVNKILRAENAHDKEYVVTVDKPVSERFIERMSKGVPILGTITQPCQVKMQSRFVFRIILTQGLNRQIRRMCEYLGYEVKKLKRTRIMNVTLEKLRPGQWRDLTAQEMADINAAVAGSSKTAADTALPKDRQAEVKPELKGKTRGKGREANNNSQFQDDKKAGKKLAKEVVHSADKTRQPGKGQVKTVNTRKKPSAATLTLKRPAKSKS is encoded by the coding sequence GTGAGCAGCAATGAAAAACGCCTGAATAAATTTATCAGTGAATCGGGCTTTTGCTCCCGCCGGGAAGCGGACAGGCTGATTGAAAAAAACCGGGTCACCATTAACGGCAAACATCCCGAGCTGGGCACTAAGGTATTACCCGGCGATACTGTTGAAGTGGACGGCAAACAAATTAATGCCAGCGCACAAAATAAGTCTGATCGCATCTATATTGCCTATAACAAGCCGATCGGGATTACCTGTACCACAGAGCGCCATGTCAGGGGCAATATTATCGATGCCATTGGCCATAAAGAGCGTATTTTCCCGATAGGCCGTCTGGATAAACCTTCGGAAGGGCTGATTTTCCTTACCAGTGACGGTGATATCGTCAATAAAATATTGCGGGCGGAAAATGCCCACGACAAGGAATATGTGGTCACGGTCGATAAACCTGTCAGTGAGCGTTTTATTGAGCGTATGTCAAAAGGGGTGCCTATTCTCGGGACTATTACCCAGCCGTGCCAGGTGAAGATGCAAAGCCGTTTTGTTTTTCGCATTATCCTGACCCAGGGCTTAAACCGCCAGATCCGCCGCATGTGCGAATACCTGGGTTATGAAGTGAAAAAACTGAAACGCACCCGGATCATGAATGTCACCCTGGAAAAGCTCAGACCCGGCCAGTGGCGGGATTTGACGGCGCAGGAAATGGCAGACATTAATGCCGCGGTGGCCGGTTCCAGCAAGACCGCAGCCGATACCGCCTTACCCAAAGATCGCCAGGCAGAGGTGAAACCTGAGCTTAAGGGGAAAACAAGGGGGAAGGGCCGGGAAGCAAATAACAACAGCCAGTTTCAGGATGATAAAAAGGCCGGCAAAAAGCTAGCTAAAGAGGTCGTTCATAGCGCCGATAAAACCCGGCAACCCGGTAAAGGCCAGGTGAAAACCGTCAATACCCGGAAAAAGCCCTCGGCGGCAACGCTAACCTTAAAGCGTCCGGCGAAATCCAAGTCATAA
- a CDS encoding cupredoxin domain-containing protein: MKIITILASLALLLLSGLANAKQVEVIIYKKKFTPQQVTIAPGDTVIWRNKEKRQYHNVWFKQFTKEEPDIFFPDETFEQRFDKEGTYPYECGPHPKMTGTVIVKAG; encoded by the coding sequence ATGAAAATAATCACCATACTGGCTTCTCTTGCCCTGTTGCTGCTTTCGGGTTTGGCAAACGCCAAGCAAGTAGAAGTGATCATATATAAGAAGAAATTTACCCCGCAGCAGGTCACAATAGCGCCGGGGGATACGGTGATTTGGCGCAATAAGGAAAAAAGGCAATACCATAACGTCTGGTTTAAGCAGTTCACGAAAGAAGAGCCGGATATCTTTTTCCCCGATGAAACCTTTGAACAGCGCTTTGATAAGGAAGGGACCTATCCTTATGAGTGCGGCCCTCACCCGAAAATGACAGGTACGGTAATTGTCAAAGCTGGTTAA
- a CDS encoding response regulator transcription factor — MSDNAILIVDDSRLARMVIKRYTLSIHPHWNVIEASSGEEALEKSQDEDIAWMTIDYNMPGMDGLTLIEKLRQRFPQAEIALITANIQNDVKNQANDLAIDFIQKPVTKEKIRAYVER, encoded by the coding sequence ATGTCAGATAACGCAATACTGATAGTGGATGATAGCCGTCTTGCCCGTATGGTGATCAAACGATATACCCTGTCTATACACCCTCACTGGAATGTTATCGAAGCCAGCAGCGGCGAAGAAGCCCTGGAAAAAAGCCAGGATGAAGATATTGCCTGGATGACCATAGATTATAACATGCCGGGTATGGACGGACTGACCCTGATTGAAAAACTCAGGCAACGTTTCCCGCAAGCTGAAATTGCGCTCATCACAGCGAATATTCAAAATGATGTTAAGAACCAGGCGAATGACCTTGCCATAGACTTCATTCAGAAGCCGGTTACCAAAGAAAAAATCCGGGCTTATGTTGAGAGGTAA
- a CDS encoding chemotaxis protein CheC has translation MLELTEFQQDAVAELLNIGMGKAAASLSEMVKQKVDLSIPSVEIMLRHLAVDHIRDTVGNEVTAVKETFKGTFWGDAFLLFPESQSLELVRALLQEDGLPLDMLSEMEQEALTEVGNIILNACLGSLANIFEQSFHCDLPRYAQGACDIIFNRNLVAARSADAVLLVRMNFSLKANNVNGLLTLMMDVESMQALTDLINTTFGMID, from the coding sequence ATGCTCGAATTAACTGAGTTTCAACAAGATGCTGTCGCCGAATTACTCAATATAGGCATGGGAAAAGCTGCGGCATCCTTGAGTGAAATGGTTAAACAAAAAGTGGATTTATCCATTCCCAGTGTTGAAATTATGCTGCGCCATCTTGCGGTAGACCATATTCGCGATACGGTTGGCAATGAAGTTACCGCGGTTAAGGAAACCTTTAAAGGTACGTTTTGGGGAGATGCTTTTCTGTTATTTCCCGAATCCCAAAGTCTGGAGCTGGTCAGGGCCTTGCTGCAAGAGGATGGTCTGCCTTTAGATATGCTCTCTGAAATGGAGCAGGAAGCACTGACGGAAGTCGGCAATATTATTCTCAATGCCTGTTTAGGCAGCCTGGCAAATATCTTTGAACAGAGCTTTCACTGTGATCTGCCCCGTTACGCTCAGGGAGCTTGCGATATTATATTTAACCGAAACCTGGTTGCTGCCCGGTCAGCAGATGCGGTGCTCCTGGTGCGGATGAATTTTTCTTTGAAGGCTAATAATGTCAACGGCCTGCTAACGCTGATGATGGATGTTGAGTCGATGCAGGCGCTCACAGATCTCATCAACACAACTTTTGGTATGATAGACTGA
- a CDS encoding bifunctional diguanylate cyclase/phosphodiesterase → MDVKQETKVDLMAQNLAVVDFDLEKLACDVIDKSDIGIFILGRDKNIVCWNNWMAQMSGIKADNATGKSLEQLFTGFSNLRLEQAIDDALLRGMSAVLSQKFNPHSLPLYKSPEDRKKKQLMSQMIMVKPIHNGGHYSLVQVIDVSPASARDKMLRHQADEYKHQELHTRAILSSIADAVITLDVDGRVDYMNIVAEKLTGWSFQQALGLPWKNVLSVIDKKEPLRSEPVRHCLQQGQAPDLGEYELELQPKSGANLAIELSMAPICDQHSETLGVVAIFRDVTNARQLAQQINWQASHDTLTALLNRRAFDDKLAEMVKTVRHQDGCHALLYLDLDRFKIVNDTCGHAAGDELLKQIARLLASNIRANDLLARLGGDEFGIQLLDCPAKAAANIANMIRIAIQQFRFSWGEKIFNIGVSIGVVEVTPRCKSAEDILCKADAACYAAKKSGRDQVHFYRSENCAAVYHQGEMEWFPRIQQALAEDRFTLYAQKIVPLADMKQSKHFEVLVRMLDADAKLIPPGEFIPAAERFGLMPKIDQWVICHVFKLIASERARLNGQGYHFAINLSGCTLSDEQCLAFIKEQLAYFNIPPGMISFEITETAAISNLSSVNHFIRNLQQSGCRLSLDDFGSGLSSFAYLKNLPVDFLKIDGLFVKNMAVDAIDRAMVKSINEIGHVMQLKTIAEFVENDAIIASLEEIGVDYLQGYGIAPPQPLTDANGRLQLT, encoded by the coding sequence ATGGATGTTAAGCAAGAAACGAAAGTAGACCTGATGGCACAAAATCTTGCCGTTGTGGATTTTGACCTGGAAAAACTTGCCTGTGATGTGATCGATAAAAGTGATATCGGCATTTTTATTCTCGGCCGGGATAAAAACATTGTCTGCTGGAATAACTGGATGGCACAGATGTCCGGCATCAAGGCCGATAATGCCACCGGGAAAAGCCTGGAACAGCTGTTTACCGGTTTTAGCAACCTTCGTCTGGAACAGGCCATAGACGATGCCCTGTTAAGGGGCATGTCGGCGGTTTTATCGCAAAAATTCAACCCTCACAGCTTACCCCTGTATAAATCTCCCGAAGACCGTAAGAAAAAACAACTGATGTCGCAAATGATCATGGTGAAACCCATTCACAACGGCGGGCATTATAGTTTGGTACAAGTGATAGATGTCAGTCCTGCCAGCGCCAGGGATAAAATGCTGCGCCACCAGGCGGATGAATATAAGCACCAGGAACTTCATACCCGGGCTATCCTGTCTTCTATTGCCGATGCTGTTATTACCCTGGATGTTGACGGGCGGGTAGATTATATGAATATCGTTGCGGAAAAATTAACCGGCTGGTCGTTTCAGCAGGCCCTTGGCTTGCCCTGGAAGAATGTCTTGAGTGTGATCGATAAAAAAGAGCCGCTAAGGTCGGAGCCGGTACGCCATTGTTTGCAACAAGGCCAGGCGCCGGATCTTGGTGAATACGAGCTGGAGTTACAACCGAAAAGCGGCGCCAACCTGGCGATAGAGCTTTCCATGGCGCCTATTTGTGATCAACATAGTGAAACTTTAGGTGTGGTGGCTATTTTTCGGGATGTCACCAATGCGCGCCAGCTGGCGCAGCAGATCAATTGGCAGGCGTCCCACGATACCCTGACGGCTTTGCTTAACCGCAGGGCATTCGACGACAAGCTGGCGGAAATGGTGAAAACTGTCCGGCATCAGGATGGCTGCCATGCCCTGCTTTATCTAGATCTGGACAGGTTTAAAATCGTCAATGATACCTGCGGCCATGCGGCGGGTGATGAGTTGCTTAAACAAATAGCCCGCTTACTGGCGAGTAATATCCGTGCGAATGACCTGCTGGCCAGGCTGGGAGGGGACGAATTTGGCATTCAGTTACTCGACTGTCCGGCTAAGGCGGCAGCAAACATTGCCAATATGATCCGTATTGCCATTCAACAGTTTCGTTTTAGCTGGGGGGAGAAAATCTTTAATATCGGTGTCAGTATCGGGGTGGTGGAAGTTACCCCGCGCTGCAAAAGCGCCGAAGATATACTCTGCAAAGCCGATGCCGCCTGCTATGCCGCCAAGAAAAGCGGCCGGGATCAGGTACACTTTTACCGTTCGGAAAACTGTGCTGCCGTCTATCACCAGGGGGAAATGGAATGGTTCCCCCGTATTCAGCAGGCATTGGCCGAAGATCGTTTTACCCTGTATGCGCAAAAAATCGTGCCTTTGGCCGATATGAAGCAAAGCAAGCATTTTGAAGTCCTGGTCAGGATGCTCGATGCTGACGCAAAACTGATTCCTCCCGGTGAATTTATTCCTGCGGCGGAGCGTTTCGGCTTGATGCCGAAGATTGACCAATGGGTCATTTGCCATGTCTTTAAATTGATTGCCAGTGAAAGGGCGCGTTTGAACGGGCAAGGCTACCATTTTGCCATCAACCTCTCCGGCTGCACTTTAAGCGATGAGCAATGCCTGGCGTTTATAAAGGAGCAGCTGGCGTATTTTAATATTCCCCCCGGCATGATCAGTTTTGAAATCACCGAAACCGCCGCTATTTCTAATTTATCATCTGTGAATCATTTTATCCGTAATTTGCAGCAGTCGGGGTGCCGGCTCTCACTGGATGACTTTGGCAGCGGCCTGTCTTCTTTTGCCTATTTAAAAAACCTGCCGGTCGACTTCCTGAAAATAGACGGCCTTTTTGTGAAAAATATGGCGGTCGATGCCATAGACAGGGCCATGGTAAAATCTATTAATGAAATAGGTCATGTGATGCAGTTAAAAACCATAGCCGAGTTTGTTGAAAATGATGCCATTATTGCCAGCCTGGAAGAAATCGGTGTCGACTACCTCCAGGGTTACGGTATAGCTCCTCCTCAGCCGTTGACCGATGCAAACGGCCGTTTACAGTTAACCTGA